A single genomic interval of Rhodanobacteraceae bacterium harbors:
- a CDS encoding spermidine synthase: MSEFDAVDRIVRPYLAETSTATSLRFAGHQIQSQMWNHAPDALALDYTRAMMGFVLFDPAPARIGMIGLGGGSLVKFCHRNLPSSAMEVVENSPLVMDLRAIFQVPPDDERLSVHLADGADYIARARNRYDVLLLDAYDRVGIPPPLATLRFYLQCRRALRGNGVLVANIARDQVQGGNPIERIAAVFDDRLLVVRDAEHCNDIVFAWTGDIDDAHLSDQGRPVEIRGEAWDHVIPALDRVRFAWRERARKQVLAQALL; this comes from the coding sequence GTGTCCGAGTTTGACGCCGTCGATCGTATCGTCAGGCCCTATCTGGCCGAGACCTCTACGGCTACCTCGCTGCGCTTTGCCGGGCACCAGATCCAGAGCCAGATGTGGAATCACGCACCCGATGCGCTGGCGCTGGACTACACCCGGGCGATGATGGGTTTCGTGCTGTTCGATCCGGCGCCGGCGCGGATCGGCATGATCGGTCTGGGCGGCGGGTCGCTGGTCAAGTTCTGTCACCGCAACCTGCCGAGTTCGGCGATGGAGGTGGTCGAGAACAGCCCGCTGGTGATGGATTTGCGCGCCATCTTCCAGGTGCCACCCGACGACGAACGCCTCAGCGTGCATCTGGCCGATGGCGCCGATTACATCGCCCGCGCCCGCAATCGCTATGACGTGCTGTTGCTGGATGCCTATGACCGCGTCGGTATTCCGCCGCCGCTGGCGACGCTGCGCTTCTATCTGCAGTGCCGACGCGCGCTGCGCGGCAATGGCGTGTTGGTGGCCAATATCGCCCGCGATCAGGTCCAGGGCGGGAATCCGATCGAGCGCATTGCCGCGGTCTTCGATGATCGGCTGCTGGTGGTGCGCGATGCCGAGCATTGCAACGACATCGTCTTCGCCTGGACTGGCGACATCGACGATGCGCATCTTTCCGACCAGGGCCGTCCAGTCGAGATTCGCGGGGAAGCGTGGGACCACGTGATTCCGGCGCTGGATCGCGTGCGTTTCGCCTGGCGCGAAAGGGCGCGTAAACAGGTGCTCGCGCAAGCGCTCTTGTAG
- a CDS encoding efflux RND transporter periplasmic adaptor subunit, whose amino-acid sequence MRSPAARAGLLLAAALVVAVLYFGFRGERVRVDTAQVQRQELVESLREEGRTRVVHRYRITAAVAGEVERLEWRPGDPVSAGQVLVRIAPAMGALLDPATRERLQFESRAAGSAVSQAQARINAAKAADTLAQQELQRVLPMVASGTLAQREGDRAQSQAQQARAELAAARFTLQLAQAQQEAAQALLQQQGASAGDDTLVEITAPVAGVILARLRESAGPVAVGEPLLEIGDPTSLEVEVDLLSSDAVRVAPGMDVRLHRWGGEQSLQARVRRVEPVGFTKISALGVEEQRVYVLADLVSPAEQWQRLGDGYRVDAEFILSSGEALTVPGGALFRSGEDWALFRIEDGRAHLRKVALGRRSGLEAEILSGVEAGDLIVVHPDDRVSEGARVEPL is encoded by the coding sequence ATGCGTTCTCCTGCGGCCCGTGCGGGTCTGCTGCTGGCGGCGGCGCTGGTCGTGGCGGTGCTGTACTTCGGCTTTCGTGGCGAGCGGGTGCGCGTGGACACGGCCCAGGTGCAGCGCCAGGAACTCGTTGAAAGTCTGCGTGAGGAAGGGCGAACCCGGGTCGTGCACCGTTACCGGATCACGGCTGCCGTGGCCGGTGAGGTGGAACGCCTTGAATGGCGTCCGGGCGACCCTGTCAGCGCCGGTCAGGTGCTGGTGCGCATCGCGCCGGCAATGGGCGCCCTGCTGGATCCCGCCACCCGTGAACGGCTGCAGTTCGAGTCGCGCGCGGCCGGCTCGGCGGTGAGTCAGGCGCAGGCGCGCATCAATGCCGCCAAAGCCGCCGATACCCTGGCGCAGCAAGAATTGCAGCGGGTGCTGCCGATGGTAGCTTCAGGCACGCTGGCGCAACGCGAGGGCGATCGCGCCCAGAGTCAGGCGCAGCAGGCCCGTGCCGAGTTGGCGGCGGCACGCTTCACGTTGCAGCTGGCCCAGGCGCAACAGGAGGCGGCGCAGGCGCTGTTGCAGCAACAGGGTGCCAGCGCCGGTGATGACACGCTGGTGGAAATCACGGCGCCAGTAGCTGGCGTGATCCTGGCGCGCCTGCGCGAGAGTGCCGGACCGGTCGCCGTGGGCGAACCCTTGCTGGAGATCGGAGATCCGACCAGCCTCGAAGTGGAAGTCGATCTGCTCTCGTCCGACGCAGTTCGGGTGGCGCCGGGCATGGACGTGCGCCTGCACCGTTGGGGTGGAGAGCAGTCCCTGCAGGCGCGGGTGCGACGGGTCGAACCGGTCGGCTTCACCAAGATCTCCGCGCTTGGGGTGGAGGAGCAGCGGGTCTACGTGCTGGCCGACCTGGTGTCGCCCGCCGAACAGTGGCAGCGCCTGGGCGACGGCTACCGCGTCGACGCCGAGTTCATCCTGTCCAGCGGCGAAGCCCTGACCGTTCCTGGTGGCGCTCTGTTCCGCAGCGGCGAAGACTGGGCGCTGTTCCGGATCGAGGACGGCCGTGCCCACCTGCGCAAGGTAGCGCTTGGGCGGCGCAGTGGCCTGGAGGCCGAGATCCTGAGCGGCGTCGAGGCCGGCGACCTGATCGTGGTGCATCCGGATGACCGCGTCAGTGAGGGCGCGCGGGTGGAGCCGCTTTAG
- a CDS encoding EAL domain-containing protein — protein sequence MSGIVIVETSATLSHLLQRTLAASHQTVDRMIGNYAEANELLASIDAGAVKFKVLVIGAPQRSTPEFEALMTQLGDSRAPALAVLVLSHEKTPFLAQWLARRRNAFLLLWSNFGRIPAALKQLLPPEAADSPGPSPESLVQAPSIAPLRVLFVDDSQSVRFAYRQVLESNGFIVDTAASVQEGYAKGQSGAYDLAIVDYYLPDGSGDELTRRLVTSTATRNMPIAIITGSYKDAIIKRSLEAGAMECMFKNEVLELTLARIKALARTIQSQKSVEAERLRLDGILRAVGDGVYGVDGQGVITFANPAAVRVLDYLDEQELIGKQAHQLIHFAAEDGERIGVQDSALARAYSEGSELSSYETVFWTRAGQALPVECTVLPLAIQGRREGTVVVFRNISERKSADRLRWELLHDQLTGLANRRCLTQSLTQELEIRRERGGYSALLYIDLDRFNMIVENAGQAAADRVLVDVGHLLSQRLRPDDALARLEDDHYALLLSGVQLENLFTIADSFRELVKDGNYQLYGREVAVSGSVGVAILSGEAPSAEYVIEHARLACHDAKRRGRDQTQIYVSGADARIARELDAGWIVRLREALHEDRFLLLTQPIVPVAGIRDADEAALRSQGWRLHQHSSGEALFELLIRMVNRDGQLVSPSVFVPLAERVGMMPKIDLWVIARALRFLATLPADSRVGFTVNLSNSTLQDPEALKLIEQMISGSGVQANRLIFEVTETSEIGSLHAARKFMQGLRKVGVRFALDDFGTGFSSISHLKHLPVDFVKIEGSLITDLGESSRDRTMVASMVSLAHALDLGVIAEHVDSLHTLKWLADCGADHAQGHFLGEPVKLEEIDFKALSTKATLA from the coding sequence ATGTCTGGCATTGTCATCGTAGAGACGTCGGCCACCTTGAGTCATTTGCTGCAGCGCACGCTGGCGGCCAGTCACCAGACCGTGGACCGGATGATCGGCAACTATGCCGAAGCCAACGAATTGCTGGCATCGATTGATGCCGGTGCGGTCAAGTTCAAGGTGCTGGTGATTGGCGCGCCGCAGCGATCCACGCCCGAGTTCGAGGCGCTGATGACCCAACTTGGTGATTCGCGGGCACCGGCGCTGGCGGTGCTGGTGTTGAGTCACGAGAAGACACCCTTCCTGGCGCAATGGCTGGCGCGGCGGCGCAACGCATTCCTGCTGCTGTGGTCCAATTTCGGCCGCATTCCGGCGGCGCTGAAGCAGTTGCTGCCGCCAGAGGCAGCCGACAGTCCCGGGCCGTCTCCCGAGAGCCTGGTGCAGGCGCCAAGCATTGCGCCGCTGCGGGTCTTGTTCGTCGATGACTCCCAGAGCGTGCGCTTTGCCTACCGTCAGGTGCTGGAAAGCAATGGCTTCATCGTCGATACGGCGGCGTCGGTGCAGGAGGGCTATGCCAAGGGCCAGAGCGGTGCCTACGATCTGGCCATCGTCGACTATTACCTCCCCGATGGCAGCGGCGATGAGCTGACGCGGCGCCTGGTGACGTCCACGGCCACCCGGAATATGCCCATCGCCATCATCACTGGCAGCTACAAGGACGCGATCATCAAGCGCAGCCTCGAAGCTGGCGCCATGGAATGCATGTTCAAGAACGAGGTGCTGGAGCTGACGCTGGCGCGGATCAAGGCACTGGCCCGCACCATCCAGTCGCAGAAATCGGTGGAGGCCGAACGCTTGCGACTGGACGGCATCCTGCGGGCCGTGGGCGACGGCGTCTACGGTGTGGACGGGCAGGGCGTCATCACCTTTGCCAACCCGGCGGCAGTGCGGGTGCTGGATTATCTGGATGAGCAGGAGCTGATCGGCAAGCAAGCCCATCAGCTGATCCATTTCGCGGCCGAGGATGGCGAGCGCATCGGCGTGCAGGATTCGGCGCTGGCCCGCGCCTACAGCGAGGGCTCGGAACTCAGCTCCTACGAAACCGTGTTCTGGACCCGCGCCGGGCAGGCGCTGCCGGTTGAATGCACGGTGTTGCCGCTGGCCATCCAGGGCCGGCGCGAGGGCACGGTGGTGGTTTTCCGCAATATTTCCGAGCGCAAGAGCGCCGATCGCCTGCGCTGGGAGTTGCTGCACGATCAGCTCACCGGTCTGGCCAACCGTCGCTGTCTGACCCAGTCGCTGACCCAGGAACTGGAGATCCGGCGCGAGCGCGGCGGCTATTCGGCGCTGCTCTACATCGATCTCGACCGCTTCAACATGATTGTCGAAAACGCCGGCCAGGCGGCGGCCGATCGGGTGCTGGTGGATGTCGGGCATCTGCTGTCGCAGCGACTGCGTCCGGACGATGCGCTGGCAAGGCTGGAGGATGATCACTACGCGCTGCTGCTCTCCGGCGTGCAGCTGGAGAATCTGTTCACCATCGCCGACAGCTTCCGCGAGTTGGTCAAGGACGGCAATTACCAGCTCTATGGCCGCGAAGTGGCGGTCAGTGGATCGGTCGGCGTGGCCATTCTCAGTGGCGAGGCTCCCAGCGCCGAGTACGTGATCGAGCACGCGCGGCTGGCTTGCCACGACGCCAAGCGCCGAGGACGCGATCAGACCCAGATCTATGTCTCGGGCGCCGATGCCCGAATTGCCCGGGAACTGGACGCCGGTTGGATCGTGCGTTTGCGCGAAGCGCTGCACGAAGATCGCTTCCTGCTGCTGACGCAGCCGATCGTGCCGGTGGCGGGCATCCGCGATGCCGACGAGGCGGCGTTGCGCTCGCAGGGTTGGCGTTTGCACCAGCACAGCAGCGGCGAAGCCCTGTTCGAACTGTTGATCCGCATGGTCAACCGCGACGGCCAGCTGGTCAGTCCCTCGGTGTTCGTGCCGCTGGCCGAGCGCGTGGGCATGATGCCGAAGATCGATCTCTGGGTGATTGCCCGGGCGCTGCGGTTCCTGGCCACCTTGCCCGCCGATTCGCGCGTGGGCTTCACTGTGAATCTGTCCAATTCGACCCTGCAGGACCCGGAAGCGCTGAAGCTGATCGAGCAGATGATCAGCGGCTCCGGCGTGCAGGCCAACCGGCTGATCTTCGAGGTCACCGAAACCAGCGAAATCGGCAGTCTGCACGCGGCGCGCAAGTTCATGCAGGGCTTGCGCAAGGTCGGCGTGCGCTTCGCCCTGGATGATTTCGGCACCGGTTTCAGCTCGATCAGCCATCTGAAACACCTGCCGGTGGATTTCGTCAAGATCGAAGGCAGCCTGATCACGGATCTGGGCGAATCCTCGCGCGATCGCACCATGGTCGCCTCGATGGTGTCGCTGGCGCACGCCCTGGACCTTGGGGTTATCGCCGAGCACGTTGACAGCCTGCATACGCTGAAGTGGCTGGCCGATTGTGGTGCCGACCATGCCCAGGGTCATTTCCTGGGCGAGCCGGTGAAGCTGGAGGAAATCGACTTCAAGGCGCTCAGCACCAAGGCCACCCTTGCCTGA
- a CDS encoding ABC transporter permease has translation MPETQSPVADRHPLLSLLGGASVIVPLLGLLLLGALAVLTPWMWPYSPEQPLWGQDLLAPGIAHGHWFGTDAIGRDMLARTLAGIGVSLAIGLGAGVLALLVGALIGGIAGYAGGWVDEALMRTNDVLLSLPLMLIAILVIALFEPSLWALILVVGGFGSLDAARILRPEARRLRTTEFMLASQLQGASATAQIARHLLPNLLPVALTAFGSVVTQAILVESFLAFLGLGPSETVGSLGTLLAEGVQDLQWAPWTLWIPAAALALVLLGFGLLGDALRQRLRYLTGSSD, from the coding sequence TTGCCTGAGACGCAGTCGCCCGTCGCAGATCGTCACCCGCTGCTGAGTCTGCTGGGCGGTGCTTCGGTCATCGTGCCCTTGCTCGGCCTGCTGTTGCTCGGTGCCTTGGCCGTGCTGACGCCGTGGATGTGGCCGTACTCGCCGGAACAGCCGCTGTGGGGCCAGGATCTGCTGGCGCCGGGCATCGCTCACGGCCACTGGTTTGGTACCGATGCCATTGGCCGGGACATGTTGGCGCGGACTCTGGCCGGCATCGGCGTTTCCCTGGCCATCGGACTCGGTGCTGGCGTGCTGGCCTTGCTCGTCGGCGCCTTGATCGGAGGGATTGCCGGCTATGCCGGCGGCTGGGTTGACGAAGCGCTGATGCGTACCAACGACGTCCTGCTCAGCCTGCCGCTGATGCTCATCGCGATTCTGGTGATCGCCTTGTTCGAGCCCTCGTTGTGGGCCTTGATTCTGGTGGTGGGCGGCTTTGGCAGCCTGGATGCCGCGCGCATCCTCAGACCGGAGGCGCGGCGCCTGCGCACGACTGAATTCATGCTCGCCAGCCAGCTGCAGGGCGCCAGCGCGACGGCCCAGATCGCGCGCCATCTGCTGCCCAATCTGCTGCCGGTAGCACTGACCGCCTTTGGCTCGGTGGTGACTCAGGCGATTCTGGTCGAGTCCTTTCTGGCCTTCCTGGGCCTCGGGCCCAGCGAAACGGTGGGCAGTCTGGGCACGCTGTTGGCCGAAGGTGTGCAGGATCTGCAATGGGCGCCGTGGACCTTGTGGATACCGGCGGCGGCGCTGGCGCTGGTACTGCTGGGCTTTGGCCTGCTCGGCGATGCCTTGCGACAGCGCTTGCGATACTTGACCGGAAGTTCCGATTGA
- a CDS encoding ABC transporter ATP-binding protein: protein MNAPLLQLSGLRVGFRAADDVLTHVDLALAEGQVCGLIGASGSGKSLLARALIGLLPAAAELRGGLVHWRGQLLPPDEIAPLRGREIAYVFQDAAASLHPLRRIQDQLREALAVHAPELDSAAADGRIAEALRDVGMEADPRWLRAYPHQLSGGQRQRLMLALTLLPKPALLVADEPTSALDPVLARRVCELLVAATRARGMALLLISHDLPRVAEYCERVYQLTDGCLQVASLTDSNGATVAASGATPESAGPSLAAQALSLSYQPARRWPWSRTPPSVVEGLSLSLAPGERLAVVGSSGSGKSTLARGLLGLMPVLSGRVDWFGRSLSELESRQLRRWRRRVQMVFQDPYRTLDPLQRVDRMLFEALSFAPTPPTAGQQLDRALALLREVGLDEAALWRYPSQFSGGQRQRLAIARALACEPEVLICDEATSALDPAVQAQILDLLDSLATLRGLALLFISHDLGAVARLCQRLLVMDQGRAVETGPVASLLANPQSPALRALVAALPAGVGAGA from the coding sequence TTGAACGCGCCTCTGCTGCAGTTGAGCGGGTTGCGTGTCGGATTTCGCGCTGCCGATGACGTGCTCACGCACGTTGATCTGGCGCTGGCCGAGGGCCAGGTCTGTGGCCTGATCGGTGCGTCGGGTTCCGGCAAGAGCCTGCTGGCGCGGGCCCTGATCGGCTTGTTGCCCGCAGCTGCAGAGCTGCGCGGCGGCCTTGTTCACTGGCGCGGTCAGTTGCTGCCTCCTGACGAGATTGCGCCCTTGCGCGGCCGTGAGATCGCCTATGTGTTCCAGGATGCCGCAGCCAGCCTGCACCCGCTGCGCCGCATCCAGGACCAGTTGCGCGAGGCTCTGGCGGTGCATGCACCCGAACTCGATTCGGCCGCTGCTGATGGCAGGATCGCCGAGGCGCTGCGCGATGTCGGCATGGAGGCCGATCCGCGCTGGCTGCGCGCCTATCCGCATCAGCTTTCGGGCGGTCAGCGCCAACGCCTGATGCTGGCACTGACGCTGTTGCCCAAGCCGGCACTGCTGGTGGCCGATGAGCCCACCAGCGCGCTGGATCCGGTGCTGGCCCGGCGCGTCTGTGAACTGTTGGTGGCCGCGACCCGGGCACGGGGCATGGCGCTGCTGCTGATCAGCCACGATCTGCCGCGCGTCGCCGAATACTGCGAACGGGTTTATCAGCTGACAGATGGCTGCCTGCAGGTTGCCAGTCTCACCGATTCGAACGGCGCAACGGTCGCCGCCAGCGGCGCCACGCCTGAATCGGCTGGCCCCAGTCTGGCGGCACAGGCACTCAGTTTGAGTTACCAGCCCGCTCGACGCTGGCCCTGGTCGCGCACTCCGCCGTCGGTGGTCGAGGGCCTGAGCCTGTCGCTGGCGCCGGGCGAGCGTCTGGCGGTCGTGGGCAGTTCCGGTTCAGGCAAATCGACCTTGGCGCGCGGCCTGCTTGGGCTGATGCCGGTGCTGAGCGGTCGGGTTGACTGGTTCGGTCGCAGCCTGTCCGAGCTGGAATCGCGCCAGTTACGGCGCTGGCGCCGGCGCGTACAGATGGTGTTTCAGGATCCCTACCGGACGCTGGATCCGCTTCAGCGGGTAGACCGGATGCTCTTCGAAGCGTTGAGCTTTGCGCCGACACCGCCGACTGCAGGCCAGCAACTGGATCGCGCGCTGGCACTGCTGCGAGAGGTCGGCCTGGATGAAGCCGCACTGTGGCGCTACCCCAGCCAGTTCTCCGGCGGCCAGCGCCAGCGTCTGGCCATCGCCCGGGCGCTGGCCTGCGAGCCGGAGGTGCTGATCTGCGACGAAGCTACCAGTGCGCTCGATCCTGCCGTGCAGGCGCAGATTCTGGATCTGCTCGATAGCCTCGCCACACTGCGCGGCTTGGCCTTGCTGTTCATCTCCCACGATCTCGGCGCCGTGGCCCGTCTCTGCCAGCGCCTGCTGGTCATGGACCAGGGGCGCGCCGTGGAAACCGGACCGGTGGCCTCGCTGCTGGCCAATCCGCAATCGCCGGCGCTGCGAGCGCTGGTAGCGGCGCTGCCGGCGGGAGTGGGGGCGGGGGCGTGA
- a CDS encoding sel1 repeat family protein — translation MNSRLLLISLATGLALCATSVSATEVFQPRKVESDLWQSPHFRRAHPDLKHRLQGQAHLEDGRAKQAVTEFQQAARWGDKLSQAMLAELYWQGEGVKQDRARAYAWMDLAAERQFVAFVAKRERFWSELDANERERALAIGQELYASMGDERALPRLNKHLRKERSSTGSRLGYGGNGSVILPTAGGGSVDIYARSASGMLGMVGAAGGRQIPMTAYYARQYWQTEAYLDWQSDQLELARRGIVRVGAVEDSLPD, via the coding sequence ATGAATTCCAGACTGCTCTTGATTTCCCTGGCGACTGGCTTGGCGCTCTGCGCCACCAGTGTCTCCGCCACCGAGGTGTTCCAGCCGCGCAAGGTGGAATCCGATCTATGGCAATCGCCCCACTTCCGCCGCGCGCACCCGGATCTGAAGCATCGTCTGCAAGGTCAGGCGCACCTGGAAGATGGTCGCGCCAAGCAGGCAGTGACCGAGTTTCAGCAAGCGGCGCGCTGGGGAGACAAGTTGTCGCAGGCGATGCTGGCCGAGCTCTATTGGCAGGGTGAAGGCGTGAAACAGGATCGTGCCCGGGCCTATGCCTGGATGGATCTCGCAGCAGAACGCCAGTTTGTCGCCTTTGTGGCCAAGCGCGAGCGATTCTGGTCCGAGCTCGACGCCAACGAGCGTGAGCGGGCTCTGGCGATCGGCCAGGAACTCTATGCCAGCATGGGCGATGAGCGGGCTCTGCCCCGTCTGAACAAGCATCTGCGCAAGGAACGCTCCAGCACCGGCAGCCGGTTGGGATACGGCGGCAACGGCAGCGTGATCCTGCCTACCGCTGGCGGCGGTTCCGTCGACATCTATGCGCGCTCGGCCTCGGGCATGCTGGGCATGGTCGGCGCAGCGGGCGGCCGCCAGATTCCGATGACCGCCTATTACGCCAGGCAGTACTGGCAGACCGAGGCCTATCTGGACTGGCAATCCGATCAGCTGGAACTGGCGCGTCGGGGCATCGTCCGGGTTGGTGCCGTGGAAGACAGCTTGCCCGACTGA
- a CDS encoding FAD-binding protein, with the protein MVKPLPQTLRDALPTTALLSDAASCAVYGYDNSKRQGPVLAVALPDSEAQVQALVRACAAERLPIVARGRGTATTGAAVPLRPSVVLCFERMQRIVHIAPGDRYAQVEPGLINGDLQRALAEHGFFWPPDPTSAPYSTVGGNLACNAGGPRTVKYGACRDNILGLRFVSGSGELIVCGSFTSKGAVAYDLTRLLVGSEGTLGLITQATLKLTPLPQARAGLRALYDSIDSAAAAVSRLMAQAATPSALEFMDARAIKLVRQRAGLALPESAQALLLIEADGSRAALAYTVAAIAAAAQGPGCVELRQAGDETEQQELWAARKALSPILRSLAPRKINEDVVVPVTRLPALTRGLQQLSEKYDTLIVCFGHAGNGNLHVNLLYDPAAGDAESRARDCLSAVFDLVISLDGTLSGEHGIGIDKRDFLPRAMPAETLNLMRAIKAQFDPHGILNPGKVLPP; encoded by the coding sequence CTGGTGAAGCCTCTCCCGCAGACTTTGCGCGATGCGCTGCCGACAACAGCGCTGCTCAGCGATGCCGCCAGCTGCGCGGTCTACGGCTACGACAATTCCAAACGCCAGGGCCCGGTGCTGGCGGTGGCCTTGCCGGACAGCGAGGCCCAGGTGCAGGCCCTGGTGCGAGCCTGTGCCGCCGAGCGCTTGCCGATCGTCGCTCGCGGCCGCGGCACCGCGACCACCGGCGCCGCGGTGCCCCTGAGGCCCAGCGTGGTGCTCTGTTTCGAGCGCATGCAGCGCATCGTCCATATCGCCCCGGGTGACCGCTACGCCCAGGTCGAGCCCGGCCTGATCAATGGCGATCTGCAGCGGGCCCTGGCCGAACATGGTTTCTTCTGGCCGCCGGACCCCACCAGCGCGCCCTACTCGACCGTCGGCGGCAATCTGGCCTGCAATGCCGGCGGACCGCGCACCGTGAAGTACGGCGCCTGCAGGGACAATATCCTCGGTCTGCGCTTTGTTTCCGGCAGTGGTGAGCTGATCGTCTGCGGCAGTTTCACCAGCAAGGGCGCCGTGGCCTATGACCTGACACGCTTGCTGGTGGGTTCCGAGGGCACGCTCGGCCTGATCACCCAGGCCACGCTCAAGCTGACGCCGCTGCCGCAGGCGCGCGCCGGACTGCGTGCGCTCTACGATTCCATCGACAGTGCCGCTGCGGCGGTGTCGCGGCTGATGGCACAGGCCGCCACACCCTCGGCACTGGAGTTCATGGATGCCAGGGCAATCAAACTGGTGCGCCAGCGGGCCGGCCTGGCCTTGCCTGAATCGGCACAAGCCTTGCTGCTGATCGAAGCCGATGGTTCCCGAGCGGCGCTCGCCTACACCGTGGCAGCGATTGCCGCCGCCGCGCAGGGCCCGGGTTGTGTGGAGCTACGACAAGCCGGCGACGAGACCGAACAGCAGGAGCTGTGGGCGGCGCGCAAGGCGCTCTCGCCGATCTTGCGCTCGCTGGCGCCGCGCAAGATCAACGAGGACGTGGTGGTGCCGGTGACGCGGCTGCCGGCGCTGACCCGTGGGCTGCAGCAACTCAGCGAGAAGTACGACACCCTGATCGTGTGCTTCGGCCACGCCGGCAACGGCAATCTGCACGTCAACCTGCTCTACGATCCCGCCGCTGGTGATGCCGAGAGCCGCGCCCGCGACTGCCTCAGCGCGGTCTTCGATCTGGTGATTTCCCTCGATGGCACGCTCTCGGGCGAACACGGCATCGGCATCGACAAGCGCGACTTTCTGCCACGGGCGATGCCGGCCGAAACCCTGAACCTGATGCGCGCGATCAAGGCCCAGTTCGACCCGCACGGGATTCTCAATCCCGGCAAGGTGTTGCCGCCCTAG
- a CDS encoding YraN family protein produces MVGAAAESEALTHLQAAGLKLLARNFLARGGELDLVMTEGDCVVFVEVRFRAAGSHGDGIDSVSTSKQRRLIAAARQFLADHPRYARRPSRFDVVALGAGDLRWVRNAFVLDGSGW; encoded by the coding sequence GTGGTTGGGGCGGCCGCGGAGTCGGAGGCTCTGACGCATCTGCAGGCCGCTGGTCTGAAGCTGTTGGCACGCAATTTCCTGGCTCGCGGTGGCGAGCTGGATCTGGTCATGACCGAAGGCGATTGCGTGGTCTTCGTGGAAGTGCGCTTCCGCGCCGCGGGCAGTCACGGCGATGGCATCGACAGCGTTTCGACCAGCAAACAGAGGCGGCTGATCGCCGCTGCTCGCCAGTTCCTGGCGGATCATCCGCGATATGCACGCAGGCCCAGTCGCTTCGATGTCGTGGCGCTCGGCGCCGGTGACCTGCGCTGGGTGCGCAATGCCTTCGTGCTGGATGGATCGGGCTGGTGA